The Funiculus sociatus GB2-C1 region CAAGGGACTAACCAAATGGTATCGACGAGAAACTGAACCATTGGAACTAACTACCTGTAAGATTGCCGCAAAGTCAGGGACGCTGAAAACTTACCCCAATACTTCCCCGGTACTGGAGGGATTGGAGCGATCGCAAATTCATTATTTTTTAATGGTTTTGTTTAGCTTAATCTTTTAGCAGTCAAAAGGGAACTGCTAAATTAGAAAATTAAGCGATAAAACCTCTAACTGAAACTTATATAACTCCGCTACTTGGTTGGGTCATTGAGTCCATAAATCAGCGTTAATCAATTTATTTCTATAATAACCATAGATTAATCTCTATATATAAAGATTTATTGATTTTGAAAATGATCCGGGTAGGGGGGATTAATACTACGGAGGTTGGGTTAAGGCTTCCGTACCCAACGCCCAAAAGCAGAGGTTGGGCTTCGCTTTCCCACGCAGCCTACCTACAATTATTCTTAATGGTAACGGTATGGGGTTCGCCTCTACTTCTCTAGCGGATAATTACTGGCGCTTGTTGCTGACCATTCCCACATTGAACCAGCATAATTTTTTACATTTGTAAAGCCTAAATCAGCGAGTACCGCGACAAAAAAAGCCGAACGAATACCACCTGTGCAATAAGCAGCAATGGGATGGCTGCTTTCAATTCGTAAATTTTCTAACCTATCCATAATTTGGTCGCGAGGGAGCAAATTCCCATCTTTATCTAACAAATCTTTAAAATAAAAATGTACAGCACCAGGAATATGTCCTCCCCGTTTTTCCCCGTAAGGGGTAGAGCCTGTATATTCTCCTAGTTCGCGGGTATCAATTATTAGAAAATTTTGCTGGGAAAGACTAGCTTTAATTTCATCGCGGTGAATTTCCCACAATCCTGTTCGCTGTACAATAAAATCCCCTATTTCCTGATTATGACTAAATCCCCAAGTAGTCGGAACGCCCGCCTTCACAAGTGCTGAATATCCACCATCCACAAAAGCGGCTTGAGAATGTCCCAGAGTGCGTAACATCCAAACAATGCGGCCTTCTTCACCAAAATTGTGAGCTGGATTGCCAACTACAACGACAGGTTTATGATTAAAAATACCTAGAGCGCCAAGTTGTTTTTCCAGAACATTTATATCATCAATTAGTTTTCCCTTGTCAGGCAATTTTGGTTGCGAAAATTGCTGCCAAGTAACATGAACAGCCCCCGCTATATGCCCAAGTAAATAGGCAATTTTATTCCGAACATCCAAAATAGTAGCATCTTCTAAAATCAGCTTTTTAGCTTTTTCTGCACTAAGTACCCACTGAAAAGTCATAAAATACCTCTGCGCTAACCTTTGCATTAAAAAAAATCAGCGAAAAGCTAAAATATATTCTGCTGTAATCTGAGGCTGCTCCAATTGAGGAACGTGTCCGCAATTTGAGATCCAGATTAGTTGAGAG contains the following coding sequences:
- a CDS encoding sulfurtransferase; translated protein: MTFQWVLSAEKAKKLILEDATILDVRNKIAYLLGHIAGAVHVTWQQFSQPKLPDKGKLIDDINVLEKQLGALGIFNHKPVVVVGNPAHNFGEEGRIVWMLRTLGHSQAAFVDGGYSALVKAGVPTTWGFSHNQEIGDFIVQRTGLWEIHRDEIKASLSQQNFLIIDTRELGEYTGSTPYGEKRGGHIPGAVHFYFKDLLDKDGNLLPRDQIMDRLENLRIESSHPIAAYCTGGIRSAFFVAVLADLGFTNVKNYAGSMWEWSATSASNYPLEK